A stretch of DNA from Catenulispora acidiphila DSM 44928:
CTCGGCCTCCTCCAGGAAGATGTGCCGCGCGACGTTCAGACCCGGGATCGGCCGACCGTACAGAAGCCCGGCGAGGCGGTTCCCGGCCAGCACGTCCAGCCGGTGGTCCATGATCAGCGCCGGCGCGTCGGCGACCAGGTCCAGGACGCGCAGCAGCTCCGGACGGATCCGCGTGCTCGGCGTCTTCGCCCGGCGGCGGGGCTTGCGGGCGAGCCGGTAGAGGTGTCCGCGTTCGGTCTCGTCGAGCCCGAGGACTCCCGCCAGCGCGTCCAGGACCTGGTCGGAGGGCTGCGTGGCGCGGCCCTGCTCCAGGCGTACGTAGTAGTCGACGCTGACTCCGGACAGGTGCGCGACCTCTTCGCGGCGCAGCCCTTCGACCCGGCGGCGGCTGTCGGTGGGGATGCCCGCGACGGCCGGATCGACCCGGGAGCGCCGGGTCCGAAGGAAGCCAGCAAGATCGTCCATGTCTCCCAGTATGACCGTCGCCATGCGCGTGAGGTGGTCCGGAAGGTGGTCCTGCGAGTACCAGGAACTCCAGACCGTGGGAAGAGGAGCCCCTGAATGTCGGGCGTCGCAGTGCCCAGAATCGGTGGCACCCGATCCGAAGGAAAGGCCATGAAGAACCCCATGAAGACACTGATCGTCCACGCGCACCCGGAGCCGAAGTCGCTCAACAGCTCGCTGAAGGACATCGCCGTGTCCACCTTGACCGCTGCCGGGCACGAAGTACAGATCAGCGACCTGTACGCGATGAAGTGGAAAGCAGCCGTCGACGCCGAGGACTACGGCCCGGATGCCTCAATCCCGCTGAAGGTCGCCGCGGACTCCGGCCGTGCCTTCGACGCCGGGACGCTCACCCCGGACGTGCGCGCCGAGCAGGAGAAGCTGCTGTGGGCCGACACGATCATCCTCCAGTTCCCGCTGTGGTGGTACACGATGCCCGCGATCCTGAAGGGCTGGGTGGACCGCGTGTTCACCTACCGCTTCGCCTACGGCGTCGGCGAGCACAGCGACACCAAATACGGCGAGCGCTTCGGCGAGGGCACGCTCGCCGGCCGCAGGGCGCTGCTGTCGGTGACCGCCGGCGGCCCGGAATCGCACTACACCGCCCGCGGCATCAACGGCCCGATCGAGGACCTGCTCTTCCCGATCCAGCACGGCATCCTCTACTACCCGGGCATCGACGTCCTGCCGCCCTTCGTGCTCTACGGCACCGACCACACCACCGACGAGGACTTCCCCGCCATAGCCCAAGCCTGGAAGCAGCGCCTCCTCACCCTGGAGTCGACCGAACCGATCGCCTTCCGCCGCCAGAACTTCGGCGACTACGAGATCCCCTCCCTGTGGTTGAAGGAAGGCCTGGAACCCGCCGGCCGCAACGGCTTCGGACTCCACGTGCGCGCCTGACACCGGCAACGACTACAGCCGCTGCCCCGCTCACGCGCGCACTTGCCGATCACGCGCCCCGACCCCGCGGCCGCCAACCCCTACGACGCAAGGTTCGCCGCATGCGCAGTCATCACAGCCTGCACCACGTCATACAGCGCCGGGCTGTGCTGCGCGCACTCGCCGACCACGCGACCCGACCCCGCCGCCGCCAACCCCTACGATGCAAGGTTTGCCGCGTACGCAGTCAGCACAGCCTGCACCACGTCGTAGAGCGCCGGGCTGTGCTGCGCGCACTCGCCGACCACGCGACCCGACTCCGCCGCCGCCGACCCCCTACGACGCGAGGCTCGCCGCATACGCAGTCAGCACAGCCTGCACCGCGTCATACGGCGCCGGGCTGTGCAGCGCGCACTCGCCGATCTCGCGTCCCGACCCCACCGCCGCCAACCCGAACCCCCTACGCCGCGAGGCTCGCCGCGTACGCAGTCAGCACAGCCTGCACCGCGTCATACGGCGCCGGGCTGTGCTGTGCGCGCGAGGTGACCATCGCGCCCTCCACGCCGGCGATGACGGCGTCGGCGAGGGTGCGGGCTGCCGGGTGCTGGAGGCCGAAGGCTTCGAAGTGGTGGGTGAGGCGGTCGGCCATTTCGGTGAAGGAGCGGCGGCTCACCTCGGCGAGGTCGGTGGAGTCCTGGGTGGCGCCTTCGGTGACGAGGGGGGCGATGGCGCAGCCGCGGGTGTAGCCGCTGGCGGTCATGCCCTCGCGGCCGAGGCTGAGGTAGACCTCGACGAGTTGCGCCGCGCTGGTCGCCTGGTCGGCGGCGCGGTCGATCAGCTCGACCTGATCGCGGGCGTGGGCTGCGGCTGCCGCCGTCGCCAGCTCCGCTTTGCCGCCGGGGAAGTGGAAGTAGACCGATCCGCGGGGGGCGCCGCTGAGAGTGAGCACGTCGGAGAAGGCGGTCGCGGTGTAGCCGCGCTCGCGGATGAGCTGCTTGGCGGCCTGCACCATCTTCTGTTTCGCGTCCGACCGCTGTGCCATCGCTGTGCCGTCCTGTCGCTGCTGGTCATGTCGATATGTATGATGGCCTACATAGTACCGCACGAGAGGACACGGATCATGCCCTTCGTCGACATCTCGCTCGTCCGCGGCACGTCGCCCGAGTACCGGCGCGCAGTCTCCCGCGCTGTCCACGACGCGCTGGTCACCGAGCTGACCATGAAACCCGACGACGACTTCCAGCTCATCCACGAACTCGAGCCGTCCGCGATGGTCTTCCCCCGCGACTTCCGCGGCGGTCCGCGCTCGCGGGACTGGACCGTCATCCGCATCACCGACGGCCTCGAGCGCGGACCGCAGGCCAAGCGCCGCTTCTACACGACGCTGGTCCGCCTGCTGGGCGCCGACCCCGGCATCGACCCGGCGGACGTCTTCGTGATGATGACGCTCACCCCGCCGGAGAACTTCTCCTTCGCCGACGGCGTCATCGGCACCGACGTCGTCGCGATCGAAGCGCTCGACGCCGCGGCGCAGAACCCGGGCTCCCGGGAGTCCTACACGAAGGACGAGATCGCCTACGCCATCACGCAGCTGTTCGCGCACCGCGACACCAGCCGCATCCTGCCGATGCTCCGCGACGACTACGTCATGTCCCTGCCCGAATCCCTGCCCTACGGCGGCGACTACACCGGCCGCGAAACCTTCGAGGACTTCTTCGCCAAGACCCCCGGCGGCGCGGACGTGTGGGAATCGTTCAGCAGCCACGTCGAGCAGGTCATCGAAGCCGACGGATACTTCGCGGTCCAGCTGACCAACACCGCGGTCCCCAAGGCGACCGGCGTCCCCGTCGTGCTCTACAACCTGTGGCTGTTCGAGGTCACCGGCGGCCGCATCGGCGGCATCCGGCTGTACGCCGACACGGCGCGCGTCCGCGGATAAGCAGGCCGAGCGATGCCCTCGAACCCTTGTCGGTCAAGGGTTGTACGTTTCTCGCCATGACTCAGGGGACGACCTATCTGGAGCTGTCCGAAGACAGCGGCAGCGCGCACAAGTTCTACGAGGTGACGGTCGCCGGCACCGTTGTCGACATCCGCTACGGCCGCATCGGCACCGACGGCTCGCGGCAGACCTCGACGTTCCCCACGATCGAGAAGGCTGAGGCGGCGGCTGCCAAGAAGATCGGGGAAAAGGTGCGCAAAGGCTACGCCCCGTCGGTGATGGGTGCCCGCGCCGCGCGCAGCATCACCCGGCGCGCGGTCGTCTCCGCGCCCTCGACGGCGCGGGCGACGGCGCCGGTGTTGTGGCGGTTCCGGACCGCCTCCAGCGCGTTCGGCATCCACATCGACGGCGACCGCTGCTGGGTCGGCAACCAGTCCGGCGACGTGTACAGCCTCGGGCACGACGGGCAGGTGCTGTCCCGGTTCTCGCTGCCGGACGGCGTGAAGTGCCTGGTCGCCGACGACTTCTGGATCTACGCGGGCTGCGACGACGGCTCCGTCTACGACCTGTCCGGCAAGATCCCGCACGCCGCCTACCGCATCGACGAGGACGTCGACATCTACTGGCTGGACATCCACGAGGGCGTCCTGGCGGTCTCCGACGCCGGCGGGCGGCTGGTCGTCATCGACCACGAGGAGGAGCACCAGTGGTCGCGCAACAGCCCGGGCACCGGCGCCTGGATGGTCCGCGGCGACGCCGAGGCGATCTACCACGGGCACAGCGCGGGCGTCACCGCCTACGCCGCCGACGGCGGCCGCGAGATCTGGAACACCAAGACCCCCGGGTCCGTGCTGTTCGGCTGGCAGGAATCAGACCACGTATACGCCGGGACCGGGCGCCACGTCGTCCACAAGATCGCCAAGGCTGACGGCCGCGCCCTCGCCGAGTACCGCTGCGACACCGCGGTCTACTCCTGCGCGACCGCCCCCGACGGTCGCTACGTCTTCGCCGGCGACAGCGCGTCGTCCGTCTACTGCTTCGCCGCCGACGGCACGCGCCTGTGGAAGCTCGGCACGGGCTGCGGCTCGGCGCTGTCGATGCAGTACCGCGACGAGCGCCTGTACGTCGTCACCACCGACGGCTCGCTGGCGTGCATCGACGCCGCCGAGCCGGCGATCGCGGCGGCGCAGGGCGGCGTCGTGCCGACCGTGCTCGACGTGAAGGCGAGCGCGGCCCTGCCGGTCGCCACCCCGGCCACCGTGGTCGCCACCACCACCGTCGCCGGCTCCGGCACGGTCGTGGAGTGCATCGACGACCACGGCCGGGTCCGCGTGCGGGTCGTCGGCGCCGGCTTCCAGTCCGGCTGGAACGTGCAGTTCCCGCGGGACATGCGGGTGGTCGGGGCGCGCTACGTCGTGGAGGAGGTCCACGAGGCCAGCCGCGGGTTCTACCGGGTGCGCGGGGAGATCAAGCGGCTGGTCTGAGCCGCGGCTGGCTGCGTCTGACAAGGTGCTCCGTGCCGGAGGTGCCCTGTGTCGGACAGGCAGGTCTGACGGTCCTGCGCCGAGCGTCAGTGTCCGCCGGTCCCGGTGCTCCACAGGGTCGCGCCGGCGGAACTGACGATGACGGTGTTGCCGTCGTTCTGCACCGTGAGGTGCGCGCCGTTGTTCCCGGCCGTGTTGCTGGCCCACAGCGGCGCGCCGCCGGTGTCGTAGATCACGAAGTTGCCGTCGCCCTGCAGGACGGCCTTGGCGGCGGCCTTCCCCACGGTGTTCGACGCCCACAGCGCCGCGCTGCCCTGGTAGAGCACCAGGTTGCCGTCGCCTTGCAGGATCAGCTTGAACCGGCCGTCGCAGGAGAGCGTGGACTGGTTCGCGGTGAGCTGCTGGTTGGCGGTCAGCTGGCCACACCCGCCGCCGGTCCCGCCGCCACCGCCGTTGGTGCCGCCGGGCGCGGTGGGACGTGTCGGGGTGAGCGCGATCTGTCCCTTGAGCATCCTGCCGCCGTCGTTGGTCAGGCGCATGTAGTAGTCCGCGCTGCACGCCGTGCCGTCTTCGTCCAGGGAGAGCAGCCCGGAGTTGGTCGGCACGAACGCCTGGGTCGGCGCGGTGTTGAGGATCTGGTTGCCCTCGCCGTACTCGTCGAACATGGAGATGTAGATGCCCTGCGCGCCGACGCGCACCATGTTGTAGAACTGCGCCCACATGAAGTCGCCGTGCGCGCGCTGGCGGGCCGACAGGTCGCCGGGCAGGACGCACGGCTGGTAGTCGATGTTGTGGGAGTTGCAGTAGGACTGGTCGCCGACGTTGACGTTCGTATAGAAGTTGTTCGAATCGTTGACCGAGCCGATGCGCCCGACCATCCACGGCGAGATCATGTTGAACGCGGAGTAGACGCCGCTGTATCCGGAGCGCGAGTCGTTCACGCCGGTGCGCCAGTACGTCGGCACGCCGCCCATCACGTAGCAGCCCTGGCTCTGGAACCACTGCACGACCGACAGGCAGTCGGCGGCGGACCAGGGGTGGTTGGCGTCGTTGAAGCCGAAGCCCCAGATGCCGACGACCGGCTTGCCGTTCTGGTGCGCGTACGCCGGGGACGAGGCGTACTGCTTCATCACGTTCGTCCAGTCGGCGGGCATCTCGGTCTTCATGTTCGTCCAGCCGGAGGCGTCGTACATGATGTAGAACTTCCGGCCGTACTGCTGCGCGGCGGTGTTGACCTTCGCGGTGACCGCGTTGCGGGTCGGGCCCTCGCTGCCGTTGGGGTTGAAGCGCTGGAGCGCCGCGGTGTCGCAGCCGTTCTGCTGCATCAGCGAGAAGTGGGCATTGACCGTGGACTGGTCGTAGGAGGAGAACAAGTTCGGCGCGGAACCGTTGCCCAGATTGGCGAATCCGGTCCGGTAGCCCGCGCTGTAGACGCTCATGTCGGGCCACGCCTTGAGGTTCTGGTTACTCGGCGAGGGCGCCTGCCCCTGGTTCTGGCTCCAGTGCCACCAGGCGTTGATCGGCGCTCCGTCGCCGATGCAGGCGAACCAGCCCTGGTAGCCGACGGTGATCTTGCCGACCACGTCGCCGGCGGGCGAGGCGGCCGGCGCCGCCGCCGGCGCCGGACCGGCGAACGCCGAGGTCAGTTCGGTCCCGGCCACGGTGGCCAGCGCTGCGCCGCCCAGGGCTGAGGACAGCAGGGTGCGTCGGGAGAGCGTCATCGTTTAGCCTCACTCGAATCAGGGGGTTGAGTGTGGGTACCCGGACGTCAAAGTACAGCGGTATTCTGCGGAAATCAGTCAAGGTTTTGCCAAAAAAAGGCTCGGATATGACATTCGGAGTCGAGGGCGGTGTCCTATTAAGTTCAGGAAGTCGCGTTCTGTAAATAAAGAGTTTTGACGCGCTTCAGCAAACCGCTCAGGACACCGCCGCTTCGGCTGATCGCCTTATTCCGCCGGGCCGAACCAGCGCTCCAGTGCCTCAGCGCTCCAGTGCTTCGTGGAGCGACTGCTCGGATTCCGCGGTCCAGGCGGTGAATCCGTCCGGACGCACCAGGACCGCAGCATCGCAATTTTAGGGTGCGCCGGCGAGCCGATCCCCGTCGTCAGTGCGCCGGTACACCACACGTCGGCCGACTCGCGTGCCCTCGATCAGGCCTGCGTCGCGCAGTATGGCGATGTGGCCGCCTGTCGTCCCGAGGGAGATCTCCAGCAGTGTCGCGAGTTCGGTGGTCGTCGCGGGGCGGCTCAGCTCCAGCAGGATGCGCGCCCGCACTGCGCCGATCAGCCTCTCCAGCGCACCGGCCCGATCCGGCGCCGGTCCCGCGCTTTCGACCGCGACGCCGCGTGCCGGGTAGACCAGGGCGAAGGCGGCGGGGGGCGCTTCGCAGAGCCAGGTGCCGCGCGAGAGGCTGACCGGGACGAAGAGCATCCCCTCGGCGCCGACGACGCGGTCCGCCAGCGGTCTGTTGCTGAACCGGATCGCGTCGTCGTCGACCCACTCGCTGCGGCGGTTCATGCTGCCCAGCGCCTTGGACCACCCGTGCACCGCCACGAGCCCGGCACGATACGTCACCTCGCGCTCCAGCAGAGCCCTGCGACGCGGCCAGTCCGGCAGCACGTGGTCCCGCCAGACCACGCTCATCAGCTGCGCGCACCGTGCGGCGAAATCAGTTCCCGCCAACCAATCCAAGCCGTGCGGGACCTCGGCATGCTGCTCGGAGAGCTCAAGCTGAGCGCGGATCTCGGCATCGGAGAAACGCCGTGCCACCTCAAGCTCTTTCGCCATCGTGGTCCGCATCCCACCCGGCGGCGGCAAAGTGACGAAGTCCGGCAGCCAACCCGAGGTGGTCAGCAACCGCGCCAGCCCAGCGGTGAACCGGTCCGCCCCCACCCGCGCACGAAACGCCGGAGCATGCCGCTCATGCCACGCCGCCATCCACGGATCAAGGCACGGATTCGCCAGCAACCGCATAGCGCCCAGCGTCTCCGCCATCGGCGACAGCGCGAAACGCGACCTGGACAAGGCACGCGGCGACAACCGCAGCAGCGTCATCTTTCGCCTCCATCCGAAGGGTTAGCATTCCACACCCCCCGCCCGGACACTGCCGGCCATGCCCAAAACCCGCGCCGACCCGCCCTCGAACCCGCACCCGCAGCGGGACCCGAAGCCGCAGCCGAACCTTCACCCGCGCCCCCAACTGCACCTGCTCCTCCTCCGCCCCGACTTCCGCTACTTCTTCACCGGCCAGACGGTCTCGCTGCTCGGTACCGCGATGTCGCCGGTGGCGCTCGCCTTCGCCGTCCTCGCCGCCTCCCATGACAAGGCCACCGACCTCGGCGTCGTGCTCACCGCGCACATGGTCCCGATGCTGGTGTTCCTGCTCGTCGGCGGGGCGACGGCCGACCGGTTCGCTCGCCGCACCGTGCTCGTCTGGGCGAACCTCGGCTCGGGACTCACTCAGGGCGCGGTCGCAGCGCTGCTGCTCACCGGCCACTTCTCGCTCGTCCTCGTGGCCCTGCTGGAACTGCTCAACGGCGTCCTCGCTGCCTTCACCACACCGGCGCTGCGCGGCTTCGTGCCCGAACTCGTCGAGCGGCACCAGATTCAGCAGGCGAACGCGCTGCTCAGCTCGATGCGCAATGCCACGAAGATCTTCGGGCCGAGCCTGTCCGGGGTCCTGGTCGTCGCGATCGGCGGCGGTCCGGCCATCGCCTTCGACGCCGCGACGTACCTGTTCGCAGCCATCTGCCTGCGCCTGCTGTCCTCGACCAGCCACCCGAAGAAGGCGGCCAGGACTGGAATCCTCGCCGACATCCGCGAGGGCTGGGGTCAGTTCCTCGGATTCCGCTGGGTCTGGACGGTGTCGGCGACCTTCTGCCTGATGAACCTGGTGCAGACCGGTACCTGGCAGATCCTCGGCCCGGAGCTGACGAAGAAGACGAGCGGCGTCGCGGCCTGGGGCTTCGTGCTCAGCGCCCGCGGCGTCGGACTGCTGGTCATGAGCACGCTCCTGACCAGGCTGACGATCCGCCGCTTCCTGGCGTTCGGCCAGGTCATGAGCGCGCTTGGCGCAGTACCGCTGCTGATCCTCGGCGCGCGCCTGCCAGCGCCGTTCCTCATCGCAGCCGCCTTCGTCGCCGGTCTCGGATCGGCGGTCGCGAGCGTCAGCTGGGACACTTCGCTCCAAGAGCATGTGCCGCCGCAGTCTCTGTCCCGCGTGTGCTCCTTCGACGACCTGCTCTCCTACGCCGCGATCCCCATCGGCCAGCTCAGCGTCGGACCGCTCGCGGCAGCGTTCGGCGGCTTCCGAGTGGTCACCATCGCAGGGTCCATCTATGCCGCCGCGGCGCTCTTCCCGCTCGCCTTCCGTCCCGTGCGGCGTCTGACGCACATCAGCGCGCAGGACCCAGCGCGGTGACGCAGGACCGAAGCGCCACGGCGAGATCGCGGCGCTGACCCGCGTCGAGCCCGGCGAGCATGCGCTCCTCGATGGCGGTGACCGCGGCCTCGCAGTGCCGCAGAACCGAACGGCCCGCCTTGGTGAGTTCGGTCTGAAGGATGCGGCCGTGGTCGGGATGCTGGTGACGGATGACCCAGGCGCGCTGCTCGAGTTCGCGCAGGTTCTCGTTCATGCTCTGCGGGGTGATGAACGCACGCCGTGCCAGCTCCGCGTTGGACAGGCCCGACTCCTGATCGAGGGCGGCGAGCACGGCGTACTGGCTGATCGTGGCGCCGTGCGACGCCAGCGCGCGGGTCATCTCCGCGTGTAAAACCGCCTGCGCCTGCTTGATCAGAAAACCCGGGCGCTCGTAGTCGTATCCCGGTCCGTTCGCATCAGCCACGGACGCTCCATCCTCTCCTCGGGTGCTCCGAATATCAGGTTACCTTGCATTGCTCGCCGCCCCGGCTTAGGCTGATGTCAGGTAACCTGATACTCGTCAGGTGGTAAGGAGTACAGATCATGGCCGCCCTGGGACCTTCGTTCCTCGCCCTGCAGGTACGCGACTTGCAGGCATCCGCCCACTTCTACGAGCAGCACCTGGGGCTGACGCGCGCGGCCGTCTCCCCGCCGCACGCAGTGGTCTTCGACACCCAGCCCGTGCCCTTCGCCGTCCGCGAACCCGCGGTCGACCTCGACGCCGTGGACAAGCTCGGCTGGGGCGTCGCACTCTGGCTCAAAGCCGAGGACGCGGACAAGATCCACGACGCCATGGCCGCCGAGGGCGTGCCGATCGTGACGCCGCCCTTCGACGGACCGTTCGGCCGGACCTTCACCTTCGCCGACCCCGACGGATACGCCGTCACCCTGCACAGCTGAAGGTCATCCCGTGATCGCGGCGCGCCCAAATCCCTGTCCGACACGCCCGACACGCCCGACAGTTTCGGGCCGTGCGGCACGCTTTCCGCCCGCCGCACGGCCCGCCCCCCGCCCCCCTTGCGTCCGTCAGCTTGTGGCGAGCAGCTCCAGCGTGTCGACCACGCGGTTGGAGAAGCCGTACTCGTTGTCGTACCAGGCGACCACCTTCACGTGGCGCCCCTCGACCCGGGTCAGCGCGGAGTCGAAGATCGCTGATGCGGGGTTGCCGACGATGTCGGAGGAGACCAGCGGGTCCTGGGAGTACTCCAGGATGCCGGCCAGCGCGCCCTTCGCCGCCGTGCGGTAGGCGGCGAGCACGTCCTCGCGCGTCACGTCGCGGGAGACGGTGGTGTTGAGCTCGACGATCGAGCCGACCGGCACCGGGACCCGGATCGAGTCGCCCGAGAGCTTGCCGTCCAGGCGGGGCAGCACCAGGCCGATGGCCTTGGCCGCGCCGGTGGTCGTCGGCACGATGTTGACGGCGGCGGCGCGCGCCCGGCGGGGGTCGCGGTGCGGACCGTCCTGCAGGTTCTGCTCCTGGGTGTAGGCGTGGACCGTGGTCATGAAGGCGTGCTCGATGCCGGCCAGGTCGTCCAGGACGGCGGCCAGCGGCGCCAGCGCGTTGGTCGTGCACGAGGCGTTGGACACGATCGTGTGCGCGACCGGGTCGTAGGCCTCGGTGTTGACGCCGTAGGCCAAGGTCACGTCGGCGCCGTCGGACGGCGCGCTGACCAGCACCTTCCTCGCGCCGGCGTCCAAGTGCGCGTGCGCGGCCTTGGCGGCGGTGAAGCGGCCGGTCGACTCCAGCACGATGTCGACGCCGAGCTCGGCCCACGGCAGCTGCCCCGGGTCCCGCTCGGCGAGCACCGCGATGCGCCGGCCGTCAACGACCAGCGTGTCGCCGTCGGCCCTCACCGGGCGTCCGAGCCGGCCGGCGGTGGTGTCGAAGGCGAGCAGGCGTGCCAGGGCGGCGGGCTCGGTCAGGTCGTTGACTGCCGCGACCTCCAGGTCGCTGCCCCGCTCCAGGAGGGCACGCAGCACATTGCGGCCGATGCGCCCGAAGCCGTTGATGGCGATGCGAGTCATGGGTGATGTCCTCTCTGTTTCCTAGTCATCACGAGTCTCGCCACCAGCGCTCCGAGGTGGCAGTGGCGTGGGCGCCATTGTTCGCAAGGATCGCGCCACACGGGAGGACCGTGATTTACTCGCCGCGCGTGAAGGTCCGCCGGTACTCGCTCGGCGTCGTGCCGAGGATCCGCTGGAAATGCGCCCGCAGGTTCGTGCCGGTCCCGAGCCCGACGTCGTTCGCGATCTGCTCGATACTGCGCTGCGACCGCTCCAGCAGCTCGCGGGCCAGGTCGACGCGGGCACGCGTGACCCACTGCATCGGCGTGTAGCCGGTGTCCTCCATGAAACGCCGGGAGAACGTACGCGGGGAGACCGCCGCGTGTTCGGCGAGGGATTCCAGACTCAGCGGATCGCCGAGTCGACGCAGAGCCCATTCGCGCGTGGCTGCGAAGCGTTCGCCGAGCGGTTCGGGCACGCTGCGCGGCACGTACTGCGCCTGCCCGCCGCTGCGATACGGCGCGGCGACGAGCCGGCGCGCCGCGTGGTTCGCCGCCGACACCCCGAGGTCGCCGCGCAGGATGTGCAGACACAGGTCGATGCCCGACGCGGCGCCGGCCGATGTCAGGACACTGCCTTCGTCGACGAACAGGACGTTCTCATCGACGCGGATCTGCGGATGCTTCTGCGCGAGTGTGCGCGTGTAGTGCCAGTGGGTCGTGGCGCGCTTGCCGTCGAGCAGCCCGGTCGCGGCCAGAGCGAACGCCCCGGTGGAGATCGCGGCGAGCCGCGTGCCCCCTTCGTGCGCGGCGATCAGTGCCGCCACGACGGCCGGCGGCGGATCGTCGCGGTCGGGAGCGCGGTAGCCGGGGATGAAGGCGATGTCCGCCCACGCCAGCGCCTCCAGACCATGCGCGACGTGGTACGCCAACCCGTCGCCGCCGGTCACCAGCCCGGGCGCGGCACCGCACACCCGGACCTCGTACGGCATGCTCGCGCGCGTGGTGAACACCTGCGCGGGAATGCCGACATCCAGCGGCTTGGCACCTTCCAGGACGAGGACGGCGATGCGGCGCAGGCGGGCCGTCGGCATGGACGGCAGGCTATCCCATGGTGATCCCGCCAGATCGGAACGATCGTCCACCCGGGGCAACGCGGCGAGCAGCCACTCCTCGGTAGAGTCCGAAAAACCTCGGGCGGCCTCTCAACTTCCGTGGCGCCGGAACGGTCTACCCAATGTGCGGACCGGGATCTCCGGGCGTGCGGGGCGAGGGAAGGAGAGCGAGGTGCCGCCGAATGGCGCTCACCGAGCATGAGGAGCAGGCGTTCTGGCAGTTCGTGGCGAACCGGCGGCAGCACCTGGTCCGGACCGCGTACCTGCTCGCCGGAGACCACGGCCATGCCGAGGACTTCGTCCAGGACGCGCTGATCCGCGCTCACCGCAACTGGCGCCGCATCGAGCGTGCCGATCAGCCCGAGGTCTACGTCCGCCGCATCATCGTCAACCTGGCGAACTCCTGGTGGCGCCGTGCCCTGCGACACCGCACGCACGTCGCCTGGGAGCCGCCGGACCGGCCGGACGAGCGCGACGGCCACGCCGCGGTGGAGCGCGAGGACGAGCTGTGGCGCGCGCTGGCCACCCTGCCGGCGGGCATGCGCGCCGTGGTCGTCCTGCGCTACTACGAGGACCTCTCCGAAGCCGAGACCGCCGCCGTGCTCGGCACATCGCTCGGCACCGTGAAGAGCCAGGCCTCGCGCGGGCTCGTGCGGATGCGCGCGGCGCTGTCCGAGTCCCGCGCCGATCTGGCGACGCGATGAGAAACCCGATGAGAAACCCGATGAGAAAGGAGTCATCCATGAGGGACGAGGAGCCCGGAGGGCTCGGCGGGTTCGCGGAC
This window harbors:
- a CDS encoding SigE family RNA polymerase sigma factor, encoding MALTEHEEQAFWQFVANRRQHLVRTAYLLAGDHGHAEDFVQDALIRAHRNWRRIERADQPEVYVRRIIVNLANSWWRRALRHRTHVAWEPPDRPDERDGHAAVEREDELWRALATLPAGMRAVVVLRYYEDLSEAETAAVLGTSLGTVKSQASRGLVRMRAALSESRADLATR
- a CDS encoding VOC family protein, whose translation is MAALGPSFLALQVRDLQASAHFYEQHLGLTRAAVSPPHAVVFDTQPVPFAVREPAVDLDAVDKLGWGVALWLKAEDADKIHDAMAAEGVPIVTPPFDGPFGRTFTFADPDGYAVTLHS
- a CDS encoding MarR family winged helix-turn-helix transcriptional regulator, with product MADANGPGYDYERPGFLIKQAQAVLHAEMTRALASHGATISQYAVLAALDQESGLSNAELARRAFITPQSMNENLRELEQRAWVIRHQHPDHGRILQTELTKAGRSVLRHCEAAVTAIEERMLAGLDAGQRRDLAVALRSCVTALGPAR
- a CDS encoding GlxA family transcriptional regulator is translated as MPTARLRRIAVLVLEGAKPLDVGIPAQVFTTRASMPYEVRVCGAAPGLVTGGDGLAYHVAHGLEALAWADIAFIPGYRAPDRDDPPPAVVAALIAAHEGGTRLAAISTGAFALAATGLLDGKRATTHWHYTRTLAQKHPQIRVDENVLFVDEGSVLTSAGAASGIDLCLHILRGDLGVSAANHAARRLVAAPYRSGGQAQYVPRSVPEPLGERFAATREWALRRLGDPLSLESLAEHAAVSPRTFSRRFMEDTGYTPMQWVTRARVDLARELLERSQRSIEQIANDVGLGTGTNLRAHFQRILGTTPSEYRRTFTRGE
- the gap gene encoding type I glyceraldehyde-3-phosphate dehydrogenase, coding for MTRIAINGFGRIGRNVLRALLERGSDLEVAAVNDLTEPAALARLLAFDTTAGRLGRPVRADGDTLVVDGRRIAVLAERDPGQLPWAELGVDIVLESTGRFTAAKAAHAHLDAGARKVLVSAPSDGADVTLAYGVNTEAYDPVAHTIVSNASCTTNALAPLAAVLDDLAGIEHAFMTTVHAYTQEQNLQDGPHRDPRRARAAAVNIVPTTTGAAKAIGLVLPRLDGKLSGDSIRVPVPVGSIVELNTTVSRDVTREDVLAAYRTAAKGALAGILEYSQDPLVSSDIVGNPASAIFDSALTRVEGRHVKVVAWYDNEYGFSNRVVDTLELLATS
- a CDS encoding MFS transporter yields the protein MPKTRADPPSNPHPQRDPKPQPNLHPRPQLHLLLLRPDFRYFFTGQTVSLLGTAMSPVALAFAVLAASHDKATDLGVVLTAHMVPMLVFLLVGGATADRFARRTVLVWANLGSGLTQGAVAALLLTGHFSLVLVALLELLNGVLAAFTTPALRGFVPELVERHQIQQANALLSSMRNATKIFGPSLSGVLVVAIGGGPAIAFDAATYLFAAICLRLLSSTSHPKKAARTGILADIREGWGQFLGFRWVWTVSATFCLMNLVQTGTWQILGPELTKKTSGVAAWGFVLSARGVGLLVMSTLLTRLTIRRFLAFGQVMSALGAVPLLILGARLPAPFLIAAAFVAGLGSAVASVSWDTSLQEHVPPQSLSRVCSFDDLLSYAAIPIGQLSVGPLAAAFGGFRVVTIAGSIYAAAALFPLAFRPVRRLTHISAQDPAR